Genomic segment of Paraburkholderia agricolaris:
AGGTCGGCACGGTCGAGAATCGCGCACAGCGCGCGCCACTGCCCATCACCGGTGGCGGCGATAAACATCTGCTCGTCGTTGGCAAGCCGGAACACGTCGTAGACCGCCCATGCGCTGATGCGCTCGGGCATCGGTGCAGCAGCCACACCGGTCGCGGCGAACTGCTGCATGTGCTGCGCGGACAGCAGCACGCAGTTTTCGAACAGCGCGCTCTGCACTTCCTTGCCGCGCCCGCTCGTATGCCGCTCGTGCAACGCCGCAAGCACGCCGATCGCGCCGAACATGCCGCCCATGATGTCGTTGACCGAACTGCCCGCCCGCAACGGACGGCCTACCGGCCCAGTCATGTAGGCGAGGCCGGCCATCATCTGCACGACTTCGTCCAGCGCAAGACGGTGTTCGTACGGACCGTTCAGAAAACCTTTGTGCGAGACGTAAATCAGCCTGGGATTGCGTTCGCGCAGCGACGCATAATCGAGACCCAGGCTCGCCATGCGGCCCGGCTTGAAGTTCTCGACGAATACGTCCGCGGTATCGACCAGCTTGTGCAGCGCGGCCAGCCCCGCTTCGCTATCGAGGTCGAGCGCGACACTCTTCTTGTTGCGATTGAAGGTGCGAAAAAAGCCCGCACCCGTGCCAAGCAAACGGCGCGTACCGTCGCCGCGCGGCGGTTCGACCTTGATGACTTCGGCGCCGAGGTCGCCGAGAATCATCCCGCAGGTCGGCCCCATCACCATATGCGACAACTCGACCACGCGAATGCCCGCCAGCGGCAACGCGCCCTGTTGCTCCGCCAGAGAAGCGGATGCGGAAGTGGTCGAAGAAACGGGAGCGGAAGAAGCTGAAGTCATTGCAACACCTGTGAGTCGGAAGGTTCGATACGTTGCGTCTGGGCGCTGAATTGCTTCGGCAAACCGGCTCGCGCCAGATAGCCGTACAGCGGTTCGCCGGGTAGCGCGTCGGCGAGAATGTCGCGCGAGGCGATGAGTCGGGTGAGGTCGATGCCGGTGTCGTAGCCCATGCTGTCGAGCATGAACACAAGGTCTTCGGTGTTCACATTGCCGGTTGCGCCCGGCGCATGCGGGCAGCCACCGAGACCGGCCAGCGACGCGTCGAATTCACGGATACCGTGCTGCAGCGCGATCAGCGTATTCGCGAGACCGAGGCCGCGCGTGTCGTGGAAATGCAGCGAGCGCAACTTGCTTCCCGCAACCGCTCGCACCAGTTCGATGATCTCGCCCACCTGGCGCGGCGCCGCTTCACCCGTGGTGTCGCCGAGTGCAATGGCATCGGCGCCGGCCTGCAACGCGGCGCGCGCAATCTGCTCGATGTCGGTATAGGGCACCGCGCCTTGCATCGTGCAGCCGAACACGGTCGACAATCCCGCAATCAGCTCCACGCGCCGCGCGTTTGCACTAGCCGCGCTATCGATCAGCTCGCGCATCGCGGCAAACGATTCGATCATCTCAGCGGGTGTCTTGCGAACATTGGCAAGGCTATGCGCCGTACTCACCGAAATCGGCGCGACGATCCGATGCACACCGGACGCGAGCGCGCGTTGTGCGCCCTTCAGGTTCGGCACCAACGCCGTCACGATCAGATCGCCGTAGGTCAGCGCGTGGGCGATCACGTCCTCGGCGTCGGCCATTTGCGGCAGCAGCTTCGCCGGCACAAACGACGCGACTTCCATGTGCCGCACGCCGGCGGCATAGGCCGCGTCGATCCAGCGTCGCTTGAATTCGGTGGGCATCGTGCGCGCAATGCTTTGCAGGCCGTCGCGCATGCCGACTTCGGTCACGACGACGCGCTCGTGGGTGTCACTCATGGTCTTGAATCCCGGTCTTGAATCTTGCGTGGAGGGCAGGGAAAGAAGTTGCTGAGCGACAGCGTGCCCGCGCGCGGCCGCGCGGCAAAGTCTGCGTTGACGACGCTCTCCATCGCCGCTCGCGATGGCGGCTCAGGCAAGCGGGACGGGCATGCGCCGTCGCAAAGGGAAAACCCTTAAGGACTTGTCAGAAGGTGTTCAGGCCGCGTTCAACCCGCGCTCAGGCGAGGCGCAGCAGATGGTCGAGCAAATTCGACGCCGCCAATGTCAGCGTCTTCCGGTCGCGCATGCAGATCACGAAGCGCCGCTCGGCCCATGCTTCGCTCAACGGCACGGCGGCAATGCCGTACTCATCGGCGGCATGCCGGGGCAATGCCTCGCGTGGCAGGATCGCGACGGCAAGGCCCGCCTGGATAAAACGATAGGCGGCGTCGAAGGTCGATACGTAGGTTCGGTAATTGAGCTCGCGGCCTTTTTCTACCGCAATGCGCTGCATCAGCGCGTTCATCGAGGCGTTCGACGCAAGCCCGAGATGGTCGAACGCCAGGGTCTGCTCAAAGCCGATTGCGGCCTCGCCGGCCAGCGGATGTTCGCGCGGCACGAGTAGCGCGAGATGATCGGAGCGATACTGCAGCACATCGAGATTGCCCATTGGCACCGAGTCGCGGCAGATGCCGAGATCGGCCACGCCCTCTTCCAGACCGCGCACGATCTCGGTGCTGACGCGCTCTTCGACATCGACGCGAATCTGCGGATTGGCCTTCAGAAACACCGACAGCGCCTCCGGCAAAAACTCGACCATCGACGACACATTCGCCAGCACCCGTACATGACCGCGAGCACCGGCCGCGTATTCGCTGAGCTCGGCCTGCAGGCGTTCGTGGCCACGCATGATGAGCCGCGCGTGCCTGAGCAGCGCCTCGCCGGCGGCGGTCGCGCGCACGCCGCGCTGGCTGCGCGAGAGCAGCGCGACGTCGACCAGCGCTTCGAGATCGGCAAGCCGCTTGCTGACCGCGGACGGCGCAATGAACTCGCGTTCGGCTGCGCGCGCGATCGTGCCTTCCTCGCAGACGGCGATAAACAGGCGCAGCGTCACCTGATCGATTTGCCACATGAAAGGGCGTGCCCTGGGTGTTTGGAGTGGGAAAATTATGCCCGAGGAACGCGGCGGGCAGCTTGCCCGGGATTTTCGGTCCGACTATCCTTGTGAACGCGCCGGCCAGACGCCTGCCCGCACACGAGAAGCGCAGCGCGCGGCCCACCACC
This window contains:
- a CDS encoding CaiB/BaiF CoA transferase family protein, giving the protein MTSASSAPVSSTTSASASLAEQQGALPLAGIRVVELSHMVMGPTCGMILGDLGAEVIKVEPPRGDGTRRLLGTGAGFFRTFNRNKKSVALDLDSEAGLAALHKLVDTADVFVENFKPGRMASLGLDYASLRERNPRLIYVSHKGFLNGPYEHRLALDEVVQMMAGLAYMTGPVGRPLRAGSSVNDIMGGMFGAIGVLAALHERHTSGRGKEVQSALFENCVLLSAQHMQQFAATGVAAAPMPERISAWAVYDVFRLANDEQMFIAATGDGQWRALCAILDRADLLADSRLATNNDRVLAREWLLQTLGETLSRFEGAALVPLFERDHIPFASITKPEDLFDDPHLNESGGLARLTLDDGSETAMPLLPISMDGARLQPRQPIAKIGEHTADVLRGLGYDEAQITALGGGAAQVPREAA
- a CDS encoding hydroxymethylglutaryl-CoA lyase, whose amino-acid sequence is MSDTHERVVVTEVGMRDGLQSIARTMPTEFKRRWIDAAYAAGVRHMEVASFVPAKLLPQMADAEDVIAHALTYGDLIVTALVPNLKGAQRALASGVHRIVAPISVSTAHSLANVRKTPAEMIESFAAMRELIDSAASANARRVELIAGLSTVFGCTMQGAVPYTDIEQIARAALQAGADAIALGDTTGEAAPRQVGEIIELVRAVAGSKLRSLHFHDTRGLGLANTLIALQHGIREFDASLAGLGGCPHAPGATGNVNTEDLVFMLDSMGYDTGIDLTRLIASRDILADALPGEPLYGYLARAGLPKQFSAQTQRIEPSDSQVLQ
- a CDS encoding LysR substrate-binding domain-containing protein, producing MWQIDQVTLRLFIAVCEEGTIARAAEREFIAPSAVSKRLADLEALVDVALLSRSQRGVRATAAGEALLRHARLIMRGHERLQAELSEYAAGARGHVRVLANVSSMVEFLPEALSVFLKANPQIRVDVEERVSTEIVRGLEEGVADLGICRDSVPMGNLDVLQYRSDHLALLVPREHPLAGEAAIGFEQTLAFDHLGLASNASMNALMQRIAVEKGRELNYRTYVSTFDAAYRFIQAGLAVAILPREALPRHAADEYGIAAVPLSEAWAERRFVICMRDRKTLTLAASNLLDHLLRLA